The nucleotide sequence GGCGTATTCGAGACATTGAAGACCATAGTCAAGCTGGTCCTGATAGAGCTCAAGAAGAGCTCCTAAGACAGGCTGCTGAAAAGAGCCCGCTTCAAGGCGTCGTCTTCAAAATTGGACACTCCGGCGTACAGGAGAGTACGCCTCATTCCTCACTCATTTGACTTCTTGCGGCTTGGGTTTTTCGCGCAGCCTGACGTGCTTTGAGTTTTTTGCACCGGACCTCTTAAACCTAAAAAAAAACCGACAGGAGACTTGCCGTGGGCTTGAGAGACGATATCAACAGGGACATGGTCGCCGCGATGAAGTCCGGGGACAAGGACAGGCTCTCCACCTTGAGGATGCTCCTTAGCGCCATAAAGTACAAGGAGGTGGACGCAAAGCACCAGCTGAACGACGAAGAGGTCGTCTCGGTCCTCTCGACCCTCATAAAGCAGAGGCAGGACTCAATCGACCAGTTCAGGAAAGGCGGAAGGGAGGATCTCGTCCTGAAGGAATCGAAGGAGGTCGAGGTCCTCAAGGGCTATCTCCCGCCCCAGCTCTCGGCGGACGAGGTGAGAGATATAATAAAGAAGGCCGCCCAGGAAACCGGCGCAGCCGGGCCCAAGGACATGGGCAAACTCATGAAGGCCGTCATGCCGCTTGTAAAGGGCAAGGCAGACGGCAAGCTCGTGAA is from Deltaproteobacteria bacterium and encodes:
- a CDS encoding GatB/YqeY domain-containing protein, producing MGLRDDINRDMVAAMKSGDKDRLSTLRMLLSAIKYKEVDAKHQLNDEEVVSVLSTLIKQRQDSIDQFRKGGREDLVLKESKEVEVLKGYLPPQLSADEVRDIIKKAAQETGAAGPKDMGKLMKAVMPLVKGKADGKLVNDIVKEVLGG